One genomic region from Aliarcobacter cryaerophilus ATCC 43158 encodes:
- a CDS encoding MoaD/ThiS family protein, translating to MAKVYITRELKTYTNGRFEIALQGESIKDIVGNLLKEHKDLGNHIYTDDGKLKNYVNIYLNEENINSLESFDTKVYEDDKIILFQAS from the coding sequence ATGGCAAAAGTTTATATAACTAGAGAGTTAAAAACATATACAAATGGTAGATTCGAAATTGCTTTGCAAGGTGAAAGTATCAAAGATATTGTAGGAAATCTACTAAAAGAGCATAAAGATTTAGGAAATCATATTTATACAGATGATGGAAAATTAAAGAATTATGTAAATATATATCTTAATGAAGAGAATATAAATAGTTTAGAGAGTTTTGATACAAAAGTTTATGAAGATGACAAGATAATTTTATTTCAAGCATCATAA
- a CDS encoding sulfate ABC transporter substrate-binding protein has protein sequence MIKNIKNIALASLLISTLSFAKDYDYKAEAEKKSIEILNVSYDPTREFYEEYNKNFAKYWQEKSGQKVTIKQSHGGSGKQARAVIDGLKADVVTLALAYDVDAISQKANLFPKDWQKKLEYNSSPYTSTIVFLVRKGNPKGIKDWNDLIKDGVEVITPNPKTSGGARWNYLAAYAYGLKQELGTLNKIDFNSEAYKKANEKAKEYVSKLLKHVPVLDSGARGATNTFVQRKIGDVLLAWENEAFLAINELGKDEFEIVVPSVSILAEPPVTVVNKNAEHKGTLNVSNEYLNYLYSKDGQELAAKHYYRPSITNLVSKEKLEIFPKLELFKIDDVFESWENAQKTHFNDGGTFDLIYK, from the coding sequence ATGATAAAAAATATAAAAAACATAGCGTTAGCATCATTGCTAATATCAACATTAAGTTTTGCGAAAGATTATGATTATAAAGCAGAGGCAGAAAAAAAATCTATAGAGATTTTAAATGTATCGTATGACCCAACAAGAGAGTTTTATGAAGAGTATAACAAGAATTTTGCAAAATATTGGCAAGAAAAAAGTGGACAAAAAGTAACAATAAAGCAGTCACACGGTGGTTCAGGTAAACAAGCACGAGCAGTAATTGATGGATTAAAAGCAGATGTTGTAACTTTAGCACTAGCTTATGATGTTGATGCAATTAGTCAAAAAGCGAATTTATTTCCAAAAGATTGGCAAAAAAAATTAGAGTATAACTCTTCACCTTATACTTCAACTATAGTATTTTTAGTAAGAAAAGGAAATCCAAAAGGAATTAAAGATTGGAATGATTTAATAAAAGATGGCGTTGAAGTTATTACTCCAAATCCAAAAACTTCTGGAGGAGCTAGATGGAACTATCTTGCTGCTTATGCTTATGGGCTAAAACAAGAGTTAGGAACTTTAAACAAAATTGATTTTAATTCTGAAGCTTATAAAAAAGCCAATGAAAAAGCAAAAGAGTATGTTTCAAAACTCCTAAAACATGTTCCAGTTCTTGATTCAGGTGCTAGAGGAGCTACAAATACATTTGTTCAAAGAAAAATTGGAGATGTTTTACTTGCTTGGGAAAATGAGGCCTTTTTAGCAATAAATGAATTAGGCAAAGATGAGTTTGAAATAGTTGTTCCATCTGTTTCAATATTAGCCGAACCACCTGTAACTGTTGTAAATAAGAATGCTGAGCATAAAGGTACTTTAAATGTTTCAAATGAGTATTTAAATTATTTATATTCAAAAGATGGTCAAGAATTAGCAGCAAAACATTATTATAGACCTAGTATCACAAATTTAGTTAGTAAAGAAAAATTAGAAATATTCCCAAAATTAGAACTATTTAAAATAGATGATGTTTTTGAAAGTTGGGAAAATGCACAAAAAACACATTTTAATGATGGTGGAACATTTGATTTAATCTATAAATAG